From Erigeron canadensis isolate Cc75 chromosome 8, C_canadensis_v1, whole genome shotgun sequence, one genomic window encodes:
- the LOC122580612 gene encoding uncharacterized protein LOC122580612 has translation MYDRARTGVRTPVGNTKLFSVDMGLHQGSALSPYLFTLILEDLSRGLQEELLWCMIFADDIALIARSTEELNQRLEKWREALEDHGLCVSREKTEYLMCEFNNQEIRQNGDEVISIGGRILRPKESFRYLGSVIHKSGGIDEDVTHRIQARWMKWRAATGVMCDKRIPLKLKGKFYRVAIRPTMLYGSECWAMTKAQAARVEVAEMRMLRWTCGKTLADRIPTGVFRAELEWLSYATEDFDVTGRVVGRWRWKYGIPNVLEELPGRGSGMQG, from the exons ATGTACGATAGGGCGAGGACCGGTGTTCGAACCCCTGTGGGGAACACGAAACTTTTCTCGGTAGATATGGGCTTACACCAGGGTTCGGCGCTTAGCCCATACCTTTTCACGTTGATCCTAGAAGACCTGTCCAGGGGCCTACAGGAGGAACTACTGTGGTGTATGATTTTTGCCGATGACATTGCGCTGATAGCGAGATCGACGGAGGAACTAAACCAGAGGCTAGAGAAATGGAGAGAAGCCCTTGAAGACCATGGTTTGTGCGTAAGCCGAGAGAAGACAGAATaccttatgtgtgagttcaataACCAGGAGATAAGACAAAATGGGGATGAGGTTATTAGCATTGGGGGCCGCATATTGCGTCCGAAGGAGTCTTTTAGATACCTGGGATCAGTGATACACAAATCGGGTGGGATAGACGAAGATGTGACACATCGAATCCAAGCCAGATGGATGAAGTGGAGAGCAGCTACGGGAGTCATGTGCGACAAGAGGATCCCGCTAAAGCTGAAAGGGAAGTTCTATAGAGTGGCTATTAGACCGACTATGCTATACGGGTCAGAATGTTGGGCGATGACGAAAGCCCAAGCGGCTCGAGTAGAGGTGGCTGAGATGAGGATGTTAAGGTGGACTTGCGGGAAGACCTTAGCAGACAGGATCCCGACGGGAGTTTTTAGAGCAGAACTCgaa TGGCTTAGCTACGCTACAGAGGACTTTGACGTGACAGGAAGAGTGGTAGGTAGATGGAGGTGGAAGTACGGAATTCCGAATGTGTTAGAGGAGCTTCCAGGTAGAGGTAGTGGAATGCAAGGGTAA
- the LOC122609697 gene encoding zinc-finger homeodomain protein 9-like, translating into METLTSPQPISTTTTTTTVATAVKTPDPDSEPPQSTVIKQPIPPSPFTNGVLKRHKPLNLHHHHHEPPHLVLPVYKECLKNHAASIGGHAVDGCGEFMPSPNSSPSYPTSLKCAACGCHRNFHRREQEEPPVYQHLIEYQPHHRHQPPPPPQTTVTSPGNSPSPPPISSSYYPSAPHMLLALSTGLSAPPPETQNFPAVPTTPGHSSKKRFRTKFTPQQKEKMMEIAEQVGWKMQKKDEDLINGFCNEIGVDRNVFKVWMHNNKSTNNTSNKKDFFVTTNNNPNNNNNIKNNDNDNANNNVPIDFIISRNNENSGIHHHHHHHLNGGGGDMTSSGHHDNNLMLRSITKGLNTREQSYHFTDGLGSYGL; encoded by the exons ATGGAAACCCTTACTTCACCACAAcccatctccaccaccaccaccaccaccaccgtcgccaCCGCCGTCAAAACCCCCGACCCAGATTCCGAACCACCACAATCTACCGTCATCAAACAACCCATACCACCCTCCCCTTTCACCAACGGCGTACTTAAACGCCACAAACCACTtaacctccaccaccaccaccatgaacCACCGCATTTGGTACTACCCGTTTACAAAGAATGTCTCAAGAACCACGCCGCATCCATTGGCGGCCACGCCGTCGACGGTTGCGGCGAGTTTATGCCGTCACCAAATTCTTCACCATCTTACCCCACTTCACTAAAATGCGCCGCTTGTGGCTGCCACCGCAATTTCCACCGCCGTGAACAAGAAGAACCACCGGTTTACCAACACCTCATTGAATACCAACCACACCACCGtcaccaaccaccaccaccaccacaaaccaccGTCACAAGCCCCGGAAACTCACCATCCCCACCTCCGATCTCATCTTCTTACTACCCATCAGCACCCCACATGCTACTTGCACTTTCCACCGGCTTATCTGCTCCGCCGCCGGAAACCCAGAATTTTCCGGCGGTACCCACAACCCCAGGTCACTCAAGTAAAAAAAGATTCCGTACAAAATTCACCccacaacaaaaagaaaaaatgatggAAATTGCAGAACAAGTTGGGTGGAAAATGCAAAAAAAAGATGAAGATTTAATTAATGGATTTTGTAATGAAATTGGAGTTGATAGAAATGTTTTTAAAGTTTGGATGCATAACAACAAAAGTACTAATAATACTAGTaacaaaaaagatttttttgttactactaataataatcctaataataataataatattaagaataatgataatgataatgctAACAACAATGTGCCTattgattttattatttctcGAAACAACGAAAATAGCGGaattcaccaccaccaccatcaccatctgaATGGCGGCGGAGGAGATATGACAAGTTCCGGCCACCATGACAATAACTTAATGTTAAGGAGCATTACTAAAG GTTTGAATACGAGGGAGCAGAGTTACCACTTTACGGATGGATTAGGAAGTTATGGTCTCTAG